From the Allorhodopirellula heiligendammensis genome, one window contains:
- a CDS encoding tyrosine-type recombinase/integrase — MGRLSQSETTWHEQRDKWAKIWFEKLCRFHGLKPQATWEFTADDVIAFLRDHVRRKTPAWKRLKIIQSLICYRRYVQSAPFDDVKFIQAKLESLARAEKVKEARLRESGEHTAEDIEDVVGHIDPSEPDIIQNLRRAVRGRQDELETERAYVANVKAFMREWGLRRHHLHKDTFPANLREAVKKAEIHKHISSHVVRHSFATHLLREGSDICTIWEILDPLTSNPPLLIEDGLAGPFRLAESTITSNSLRRRLLGSPRLGRTASAQAARGISRVPELSPDHTPH, encoded by the coding sequence ATGGGACGCCTTAGTCAGTCCGAAACCACGTGGCATGAGCAGCGTGACAAATGGGCGAAGATTTGGTTTGAGAAGCTCTGTCGCTTCCATGGTCTCAAGCCGCAGGCGACCTGGGAATTCACAGCCGACGATGTGATTGCGTTCCTCCGCGACCATGTGCGGCGCAAAACTCCGGCCTGGAAGCGTCTCAAGATCATTCAGTCGCTGATTTGCTATCGCCGTTACGTCCAGTCCGCGCCGTTTGATGACGTGAAGTTCATTCAGGCGAAACTCGAAAGTCTCGCTCGGGCTGAGAAGGTCAAAGAAGCGCGGCTGAGAGAATCCGGTGAGCACACGGCCGAGGATATCGAGGACGTTGTGGGCCACATCGACCCCAGCGAACCGGATATTATTCAGAACCTGCGTCGTGCCGTTCGAGGGCGTCAGGATGAGCTGGAGACCGAGCGAGCGTACGTGGCGAATGTGAAGGCGTTCATGCGTGAATGGGGGCTGCGACGCCATCACTTGCACAAGGATACATTCCCAGCAAACTTGCGCGAGGCGGTCAAGAAGGCAGAGATCCACAAGCACATCAGCTCGCATGTTGTTCGTCATAGCTTTGCCACGCATCTGCTGCGTGAGGGATCCGATATTTGCACGATCTGGGAGATCCTCGATCCCTTGACGAGCAACCCACCTCTGTTGATCGAAGACGGTTTGGCCGGCCCATTCAGACTGGCGGAGTCGACGATAACCTCAAACTCACTGCGTCGTCGGTTGCTCGGCAGTCCCCGACTAGGCCGTACTGCATCTGCGCAAGCTGCTCGCGGTATATCTCGCGTCCCCGAACTGTCGCCCGATCACACTCCTCATTGA